The genomic interval GAAGTATCGCCCGTAGGTACTGTAACAGAAATAGAGCAAAATGGAATTACCTGGACTTTGCTTGGCGATGTTGAGCAAGGTACTTATGCAAATGGCGATAACTGGGTTGTTGGACCGGTAACAGTTATTAATATTTCGCCTGAGTCGTTTAAATACGAAATGACAACCAGTGCAAGTGGTGTAGAACTTCCTGCAATTGGTTACGATTTTGGAGATGATCCTTATACATATCAACCTACTCCGGGAGAATATAGAATAGTACACGGATCGATGCTGAATCCTGTTGCTGACAGAGCGCTGAATCACGGTTGGGAAAGTGAGTTTACCGTGTGGAAAAAAGGACAAAGAGTTTATCCTGGCAATTCAGATAATTATAAAGAGGAGCTAAATGTAGCCCGTGCCGATAGAGGAGATGGTGTTTATGAGCCAATTAATCCGGGGAAACCTTTAGTTATTGAAGCGAACAATTCGTTGATGTCAACTGAGTCGTTAGATTTACCTGCTCGTCCAAATCTTAAAGCTGCGGCAGTATTAACTATTGTTTCCGAAGATAATCGTCCAAATGTTGGAGATTTTCGCCCTGCTTATTCTAGTGCCGATAAAAAATCTTATTTCAATATTTCTGATTTAGATTATTCTTCACTGGGAAATATGTCTCGTTCCGATTCATTAATGCCATTGACAAGTATTGAGGGTTATTTTGAAAGAGTGTGGTTAGACTATATTCCTGAGTGGAGTGGTGAGTTTTCTCATCCTGTTGATAATATGCAAGGTTCATACGGTGCAGCCGTAGCATCGATGATTGGAGCGGGAGCTATTGCTTTAAATACCGATTTTACTACATCATACAATGGAGGGACTCCTGCCGATGGAGAAACATACAACGATAAATCGAAGTTGCTAATGCGTATGGTACAGCTTGGTATTGATTATTACGGAGTAGTAACCGGACCTGATAATCCGGCTACAGATTTACACGATTCTCAAACAGTATTCCGCGAAAATGGAGGACACCTTACCGGACGTAAATTTCCAATATTACTTGCAGGTAAAACACTTTTGAATAATACTACAGGCGAGGCTGCTGTTATTGCCAATAAAATGTTGAATATCGCAACTGAGCACCCATCAATAGTGTTTAGTGAAGATGGACAAACAAGGTATGTTAATCAGTATGATACTGAATACTCGGCAGAACCTAAAACAGAAGGACCTAGTTCTACATCGCCAAGCGGTTGGAATTACGATTATAGAGACTGGAGTTATGATTGGGAGCCTTATGCAGTGTCAAAAGGATTGCCACTGGGGGGAGAGTATTATGGGATGCCATATACTCAGGAGGATATAGGTTTACCTGAGTATGGAATTACGTACACATTCAAACCTTTTGTATCGCACAAATATTGGAATACAGCTTATCGTAGATGTTGTACACATTCATCGATGCAGGGTATAGTATTAGCTGTACACGCTATGGGTCTGAAAGAAGTATGGGGGCACCAGGCATTGTTTGATTACGTAGACAGATTTATGTCAGTAGAGCTTCAGATTGCAGAGGTAACAGAAGCAAAAGGTTCTTTTTCTATGGCGGATGATAATAGTGTGGAATACACCGAATATCATCCTGATCTTAAATCGGAGCTGAAGATTGATAATGTAAAAGGACGTCTTCCTTTACGACCGGAAAATCCTGAATTCAAATGGAGCTATAGTCTGTATAAATCATGGAAGCATCACAGAGAAAGTTTTGGAGATGTATGGAGAAGATATGATGAGGGTGATATTTATAGTAATGGAAAAAGAAATACACTCGGATTACCTAAAAACAATATAAAACCTGAAGGTGTTAAAGTATATCCTCAACCTGTAAAAGGTAATAGTTTCACGGTTTCATTGTCATCTTCTGATGAAAAAGAACTTTCTGTAGAGATTTATAGTTTAACTGGATCATTAGTTTACTCAAGAATAGTAAATGTTGCTTCTAAGTCAATCGAAGTATCAGGAATGGGTAAATTACCTCAGGGGGTTTATGTTCTTAAAGTAAAAGGAAATGATATAAATATCAGTCAACGATTGTTGGTAGAGTAGTATTTAAGAAAATATTTGATCATAAAAAAACTCAAGATATCTCTTGAGTTTTTTTTATTTGAAGTGTCAAATAATATAGCTTATGTGTCATTTAGTTCATTGATTCTCCCCCTGTTTATCGTTATAATTGTTGTTCTAATTTAATTTTAGAATAAAATTGTAATGATGAATAAAAAAATATGGATTGTTATCCAGCTGACTGTTGTTTTGGTAACGGCCTTAGTGTTTTCGCCCTTGGTGATACCTGCAAATGTTAGTTCGCCCGAGCTATTTGGAATGCCATACACTTTATGGACCGGAATTATAGCTTATTTGTTTCTGGTAGCTTTAAATTTTAT from Bacteroidota bacterium carries:
- a CDS encoding T9SS type A sorting domain-containing protein; this encodes MNLKNSVINFKSKIVNSIFVLTMFLFASGQMMAQTIINTSHFKAYDDAGVTANTTFGRLNNVETSLILAFQLPAISAEESILDARLQLEITTGSQATSFRALDIDVLPNKTTTISSADMGTGANAQTHFIDGHGVSISEDISLAISQQIASGNVVEGDYIVLELKLGDYAPADKYVKIYATGTPTLTLTVGTPPDPTAPVIETIDDATVFTGYGKKIMVTASDVNKEDHIAFSLDAGSASGFVTLSDNGDGTAQISIANTTVPADEDSYNIIVTATDNSADVLSSTESFVLEVSPVGTVTEIEQNGITWTLLGDVEQGTYANGDNWVVGPVTVINISPESFKYEMTTSASGVELPAIGYDFGDDPYTYQPTPGEYRIVHGSMLNPVADRALNHGWESEFTVWKKGQRVYPGNSDNYKEELNVARADRGDGVYEPINPGKPLVIEANNSLMSTESLDLPARPNLKAAAVLTIVSEDNRPNVGDFRPAYSSADKKSYFNISDLDYSSLGNMSRSDSLMPLTSIEGYFERVWLDYIPEWSGEFSHPVDNMQGSYGAAVASMIGAGAIALNTDFTTSYNGGTPADGETYNDKSKLLMRMVQLGIDYYGVVTGPDNPATDLHDSQTVFRENGGHLTGRKFPILLAGKTLLNNTTGEAAVIANKMLNIATEHPSIVFSEDGQTRYVNQYDTEYSAEPKTEGPSSTSPSGWNYDYRDWSYDWEPYAVSKGLPLGGEYYGMPYTQEDIGLPEYGITYTFKPFVSHKYWNTAYRRCCTHSSMQGIVLAVHAMGLKEVWGHQALFDYVDRFMSVELQIAEVTEAKGSFSMADDNSVEYTEYHPDLKSELKIDNVKGRLPLRPENPEFKWSYSLYKSWKHHRESFGDVWRRYDEGDIYSNGKRNTLGLPKNNIKPEGVKVYPQPVKGNSFTVSLSSSDEKELSVEIYSLTGSLVYSRIVNVASKSIEVSGMGKLPQGVYVLKVKGNDINISQRLLVE